The Rhodothermales bacterium genome includes the window CGTCGTGATCCAGCCGCATGAAGCTGAACGTGGGATCCACGGTCGGATTCACCACCTCAAGATTCAGCCCATACCGTTCCGCAATCGGGGCCCAGTAGCCCACGCCTGCGCCGCCCAGCGGATCGACGCCAATGCGAAGGTCTGCGCGAGCGATCGCGTCCATGTCGACAACCCGGTCGAGGGCTTCCACATACGGAGTCACGAAGTCCCACTCGGTCACGAACTCGCCGGCCATGGCCTGGGCAACGGTAACTCGCCGCACCTCCCGATTCCCTCCGGCCATGATCTGGTTGGCGCGATCCTGGATAATGGTCGTGGTATCGGTGTCCGCGGGCCCGCCGGTGGGCGGATTGTACTTGTAGCCCCCATCGCCCGGAGGATTGTGAGACGGGGTGATGATCACGCCGTCAGCCTCCGCACGCCCCGCGGCACGGTTGTGCTCAAGGATCGCAAAGGAGACCACCGGAGTCGGCGTGTAGCCGGCCTGAGAGGCAATACGGATGTGCACACCGTTTGCGGCGAAGACTTCGATCGCGGTTGCCTGGGCGGCCTCGGAAAGGGCGTGCGTGTCCATGCCCAGATACAGCGGGCCCTTGATTCCAGCCTGCCGCCTGAACTCCACAATGGCCTGACTCGTGGCCAGGATGTGGGCCTCGTTGAAGGTGCCGTTCAGACTCGTTCCCCGGTGTCCGCTGGTACCGAAGCTGACGCGCTGGCCCACATCATCCGTATTAGGCTTGACGGTGTAGTAGCTCGAGACGAGTTGCGGGATGCGGTCGAGGCGCTCGGGAGGAACTGGCCTTCCGGCGAGTGGGTGCAGCGGCATGGAAGCAGCGGTTGTCTTTACCGGAATCTAAATCCGACACCCCCGTCCCCGGATGAAGACTGCGTCCACGAACGCTAGATTGCCGATTGACAATCCAGGCATGACATGAAGGTTCTCGGTATCGATGTAGGTGGCTCCGGCGTGAAAGGCGCCATCGTGGACGTGAAGGACGGCACCCTGCAAACCGAGCGACATCGCATCCCCACCCCCAAGCCCGCTACGCCGGAGGCCGTGGCGGCCACCGTTCGCAAGGTGGCCAGACATTTCAAATGGAAAGGCCCCATAGGATGCACCCTGCCTGCGCGTATCCAGAAGGGAGTCGCCAAGACGGCGGCCAACATCCATGAGAGCTGGATCAATACACCCGTCAAGTCACTGCTCCAGGAGGCTACCCAGTGTCCGGTGGCGGTGCTCAACGACGCCGATGCGGCCGGCGTCGCCTCCATGGAATTCGGTGCCGGGAGAGGCCGCAAGGACCTTGTGATCATGCTGACCGTCGGCACCGGCATCGGCTCGGCCATGTTCCACCGGGGCCGCCTCATTCCTGGCTCGGAACTGGGACATCTCCCGCTGCACGGAGACAGCGCGGAGGTCTATGCCGCCGACTCCGCACGCAAACGGGATGCCCTGTCGTGGGCCGACTGGGCGGCTCGCTTCCAGGAATACCTGGACCTGGTCGAATTCCTGCTGGCTCCAGACCTGATTATCCTCGGCGGAGGCGTCAGTAGGCCCGGCAAGGTGAAGGAATTCCGGCACCTGCTGAACACCAGAGCGGAGTTCGTGCCGGCGGTTCTTGAGAACGAGGCCGGCATGATTGGCGCGGCCGTCATCGCCCGGAAGAAGGCTCGAAAGCGGAAGTAGCGAGCGCCGTTACTGCCTGACCGTGACCCGGTCCGGCACAATGAACGCGCCGTCAAAGGACGCCGCCACCATCGCGAGCAACTCTTCAGCCGCCTCGCGGGTGGTCAAATCCCCGATGCGGATGCGGTAGTACGGCTGACGGAACAGGCGGTAGACGTTCATCTCCTCAGGCAGCAGACTGCCCGGTGCCAGGGTCGGCGCCCTGCGCTCCCACCAGTTCCGGACCCGCGCCTCCATGCGTTGCGCTTCTGACGGATCCAGCGTAGCCATCACCTGCACGCGATAGCCCGAGACCTCGCGCTCCACGCCGGCATCGGCGCGGTTCTGCATGAGACTCTCTGGCACGTCATGCTGCACTTCCGTGTCGATGGCGACCGGTCGATCCCGATACTGCTCGATATCGAAGGTCTCATAGTCGGCGTGTACTACCGGGCCGGGGTCGTCAGGAAGATCCACCGTCTCTACGACGGCCGCGGAGCCGCCGCATCCCGCCAATACCAAAGCAATCAGGAGTAGCGGTATGCGCATCAGTAGCTCCCCGTGCCGGTCTGACCCTTGACAATGGCGACCGATGCGCTCGCGCCGATCCTTGTCGCACCGCGTGCGATCATGCGCTCGGCATCTTCTTTGGAGCGCACGCCGCCCGACGCCTTGACGCCCATGCGCGGTCCGACCGCGCGGCGCATCAGGGCGATGTCGTTCTCGGTAGCTCCGCCCTTGGCGAAGCCGGTGGACGTCTTCACGAAGTCCGCCCCCGCATTCTGCGACAGCACGCAGGCGATCACTTTCTCGCGGTCATTGAGAAGGGCCGTTTCCAGAATCACCTTCACAATCACGCCCTGTGCGGTACTGCGAGCCGCGTTGACCACCGACCGGATGTCGGCCTCCACATAATCGTACCGGCCGCTGCGCATCATGCCCACGTTGATCACCATGTCGATCTCGGTGGCTCCGTCCCGAATGGCCTGCTGCGTTTCCGCAGCCTTGGTTGTGCTCTGGGTCATCCCGTGGGGAAACCCGACCACCGTGCAGGTGGCGATGGGCGTGCCACGCAGGACGTCGGCAGCCAGCGGTACGTAACACGGACTTACGCACACGGACGCAAAACAATATCGCCTCGCCTCCTCACACAGCCCGCGGATGTCGGCCTCGGTAGTCTCCGGTTTCAAGGCGGTGTGGTCAATCATGCGGGCCAGCGGCGGCGCAAGATCGCAGGCCGAAAACCCGGCGTCTTCCGGACGGTCAGCGCGTACCCCGAACCTGCTCGCTCCGGCGTGTACCAGATTGTCCAGATCCCTGTCAGGCGTCGCACCCGCCAGGCGGGTCGGCGCGGCAGATGCAGCCTGGTCGGAGCCGTCTCCACTGCTCGGCACCACGGGACCCCGCATCTGCTGGGTCAACCGTGCAATGAGGTCGTTGCGTTCGTGTTCGGTCAAGGGCTGCGGGTTTGGTGACGGAGAAGATACGCCGTCGATTCTGATTCGAATTAGGACTCGGGTTGAATCAGTGCAGGCCGGCGGGTGGAGCGTCGCCGCAATGGTATCTTTGGCCCATGAAACGCGCTGCATCCGTTCTTGTCCCCCTGATCCTGGTCCTGTCCGGCTGCGCGTCAGAGCCCTCCTCCCCCGGTCCGATGATCACCGACGATCTCGGGCGTTCCATTCCGCAGATCGACCGTGCCGAGCGAGTCGTATCTCTGGCGCCCGGTGCCACGGAGCTCGCGTTTGCCGCCGGAATGGGCTCTCAGCTGGTAGCCGTCACGACCGCCGACAACTACCCACCGGCCGTGCAGGGCCTGGAGCGCATCTCGGCACTGCCGCTGAACCACGAGGCCATTGTTGCTCTCGAGCCCGACCTGATCCTGGCATCCGATCAGATCAACGATCCCCGGGAGGCGGAAGCCCTGGCGGAGGTGGGAATCCCGACCTACTTCGTTTCGGTGGGGTCGCTTCCGGACGTGTCGCGCGTCGTGCGTGCCCTCGGCGTGCTTTTTGGCGATGAAGTGGCTGCCGGGCAGTACGCGGACTCCCTGGAGGCGACCTTGCAGGCGCTGGACACGTCGAGGCGGGGGGACGCAGATCGCCCCAGCGTCATTTTCCTGATCGGAGACGACACGCTTTTTTCCTTCGGGCCGGAGAGCTATGTCCATGACATGATCCTGGTCGCGGGCGGAAGAAGTCTTACGGCCGAAATGTCTACCGAGGCGCCGGTGCTGTCCGAGGAATTCGTGCTGGCTGCCCAGCCGGAGGTCCTGTTGACTGCGTTTGATCCGGATCCCGCGCGCCTCGTGGAACTGCACCCGGGCTGGGAGGCCATCCCGGCCATTCGTGATGGACGCGTATTCCGCATCGAGCCGGACCTGGTCCTGCGAGATGGCCCGCGACTGATTGCAGGCACCCTCGCCATGCGCAGAGCGCTGACCGCGGGCTCGTGAACCGGATTCTCGTTGCAGTCGGCCTGGGCGTGCTGACACCGGTGACCCTCATCGCCGGCGTCGCAATCGGCAGCGTGGATGTCAGTGCGGGCGATGCGCTCTCCGTCTTCCTCAGCCGGCTCGGCACGGGTGCAGAGGCCAGTCCGACCGCGGATGCCATCGTATGGGACCTCCGCCTCCCCCGGGTGCTCATGGCGATGATCGTCGGAGGCAGCCTGGCCGTCGTAGGTGTTGCCATGCAGGCCCTGGTGCGAAATCCGCTAGCCGAACCCTACATCCTGGGCCTCTCCAGCGGTTCAGCTGCCGGCGCCGCTACCTACTATCTGGGGTACCTGCCTGCATTTGCGATGGGCATGCTCTCGATGCCTGTCGCGGCGTTTCTTGGAGGTCTGCTCACCATTACCCTGGTCTACGGCGTGGCCCGCACGGATCAGGGCCTGTCGGTAACCCGGCTGCTGCTGGCCGGCGTGGCCATGTCGGCCCTCATGGCTGCCATCACCTCTTTTGTGATGCTGACGTCCCCCGAGCCCAACCGCATGCGGGCCGTGCTTTATTGGCTCATGGGGTCCCTCAGCGCGACGCGCTGGAGTATGCTGGCCACCCCGGCTCTCGTAGCCGTGCTTGGCTCCGTGGTGCTTGCCGGCCTCTCCCGCCCGCTGGATGCCCTGCTCATGGGAGAAGAGCCCGCACGGGCGCTGGGCGTACCGGTTGAGCGCATGAAGCACCTTCTTATTGTTCTCGCGGCACTGATGACCGGGGTCATGGTCGCCTACTCTGGTGCGATTGGTTTCGTCGGCTTGATTGTGCCCCACGCCGTGCGCAGTGTGGTCGGGGTGAGTCACCGGGTGGTCATTCCTGTCAGTCTCGTTTCCGGAGCCCTGTTTCTCGTCTGGGCGGATCTGGCGGCCCGAAGTGTGCTATCCGGACAGGACCTGCCGGTGGGCATTGCCACGGCCATTGCCGGTGTGCCCTTCTTTCTGATGTTGTTGCGCCGGCACCGGTATCCGTTCGGGTAGGGCCGCCGCCTGCCGCCGCAATGGTCCCTTTGGCGCATTCACAGATTCATCGGGCAACCGCCCCTGATCGTCTGCGTTGCAACTTTCAATTCAGACTGAAAACCAGCCTGCCATCTCCCATACGCTGACCACACAGCCCGAGGAAGGCCGGAAGGCGGTCACGTTTTCCAGCTCGGCCGTACCGTCGATCGCGGAAATCCAGCAGCCGGTCCGTGCCGATCTCGACGCGTTCCGCACCTTCTTCCGCGACGCGATGCGCACCCGCGTGCGCCTGCTGGATCTGGTGATCCGGTATGTGCTCCGCCGCAAGGGCAAGCAGTTACGTCCGCTTCTGGTGCTGCTTTCGGCGAGGGCCACAGGTTCGGTCACCGAGACCACTTACCGGGGAGCCGCCCTGGTTGAACTCCTGCACACGGCCACGCTCGTCCACGACGACGTGGTT containing:
- a CDS encoding alpha-D-glucose phosphate-specific phosphoglucomutase, which translates into the protein MPLHPLAGRPVPPERLDRIPQLVSSYYTVKPNTDDVGQRVSFGTSGHRGTSLNGTFNEAHILATSQAIVEFRRQAGIKGPLYLGMDTHALSEAAQATAIEVFAANGVHIRIASQAGYTPTPVVSFAILEHNRAAGRAEADGVIITPSHNPPGDGGYKYNPPTGGPADTDTTTIIQDRANQIMAGGNREVRRVTVAQAMAGEFVTEWDFVTPYVEALDRVVDMDAIARADLRIGVDPLGGAGVGYWAPIAERYGLNLEVVNPTVDPTFSFMRLDHDGKIRMDCSSPHAMAGLIELAGDFDIAFGNDPDFDRHGIVTPTGLMNPNHYLAVAIRYLFANRPQWPAGAAIGKTLVSSAMIDRVAEDLGRTLCEVPVGFKWFVDGLLNGTMGFGGEESAGASFLRRDGTTWSTDKDGIIMDLLAAEITAVTGKDPSDHYRELIARFGNPVYARVDAPADRAQKAVLKAMSAEDVQADSLAGDPITATLTHAPGNGAPIGGLKVVTANGWFAARPSGTEDIYKIYAESFRDEAHLTRIQDEARELVAAVFDAAPAV
- a CDS encoding ROK family protein, with the protein product MKVLGIDVGGSGVKGAIVDVKDGTLQTERHRIPTPKPATPEAVAATVRKVARHFKWKGPIGCTLPARIQKGVAKTAANIHESWINTPVKSLLQEATQCPVAVLNDADAAGVASMEFGAGRGRKDLVIMLTVGTGIGSAMFHRGRLIPGSELGHLPLHGDSAEVYAADSARKRDALSWADWAARFQEYLDLVEFLLAPDLIILGGGVSRPGKVKEFRHLLNTRAEFVPAVLENEAGMIGAAVIARKKARKRK
- a CDS encoding SPOR domain-containing protein, with amino-acid sequence MRIPLLLIALVLAGCGGSAAVVETVDLPDDPGPVVHADYETFDIEQYRDRPVAIDTEVQHDVPESLMQNRADAGVEREVSGYRVQVMATLDPSEAQRMEARVRNWWERRAPTLAPGSLLPEEMNVYRLFRQPYYRIRIGDLTTREAAEELLAMVAASFDGAFIVPDRVTVRQ
- the deoC gene encoding deoxyribose-phosphate aldolase; this encodes MIDHTALKPETTEADIRGLCEEARRYCFASVCVSPCYVPLAADVLRGTPIATCTVVGFPHGMTQSTTKAAETQQAIRDGATEIDMVINVGMMRSGRYDYVEADIRSVVNAARSTAQGVIVKVILETALLNDREKVIACVLSQNAGADFVKTSTGFAKGGATENDIALMRRAVGPRMGVKASGGVRSKEDAERMIARGATRIGASASVAIVKGQTGTGSY
- a CDS encoding ABC transporter substrate-binding protein; translated protein: MKRAASVLVPLILVLSGCASEPSSPGPMITDDLGRSIPQIDRAERVVSLAPGATELAFAAGMGSQLVAVTTADNYPPAVQGLERISALPLNHEAIVALEPDLILASDQINDPREAEALAEVGIPTYFVSVGSLPDVSRVVRALGVLFGDEVAAGQYADSLEATLQALDTSRRGDADRPSVIFLIGDDTLFSFGPESYVHDMILVAGGRSLTAEMSTEAPVLSEEFVLAAQPEVLLTAFDPDPARLVELHPGWEAIPAIRDGRVFRIEPDLVLRDGPRLIAGTLAMRRALTAGS
- a CDS encoding iron ABC transporter permease, producing MNRILVAVGLGVLTPVTLIAGVAIGSVDVSAGDALSVFLSRLGTGAEASPTADAIVWDLRLPRVLMAMIVGGSLAVVGVAMQALVRNPLAEPYILGLSSGSAAGAATYYLGYLPAFAMGMLSMPVAAFLGGLLTITLVYGVARTDQGLSVTRLLLAGVAMSALMAAITSFVMLTSPEPNRMRAVLYWLMGSLSATRWSMLATPALVAVLGSVVLAGLSRPLDALLMGEEPARALGVPVERMKHLLIVLAALMTGVMVAYSGAIGFVGLIVPHAVRSVVGVSHRVVIPVSLVSGALFLVWADLAARSVLSGQDLPVGIATAIAGVPFFLMLLRRHRYPFG